The Rattus norvegicus strain BN/NHsdMcwi chromosome 2, GRCr8, whole genome shotgun sequence nucleotide sequence atcttctctgactgaacccagacccggaagtcctctgctgtatatgtgttgggggcatcATCTCAGAGGTGTATGCTGCcaggttggtggtccagtgtctgagagatctcaggggtccaggttaattgagacagctggtcctactacagggttgccctcctcctcatcttcctccagctttttcctaattcaaccacaggggtctgcagcttctattcattggtGGGGTGCACATATctatatctgactctttcagatgcAAATTGGGTCTTTCTGATGGCAGTCATaataggtctctttttgtgagcaccccatagttTCAGTActtgtgtcaggccttggggtctccccttgagctggatcccactttgggcctgttgctggacctcctcttcctctggctcctctccatttccatccctgcagttctttcaaacaggacCCATTaggggtcagagttttgactgtgggatggcaaccccatccctcacttgatgccctgtctttctactggagatgggtttgataagttccctctccccactgtagggcctttcatctagggtgcctccctttgagtcctaagagtctctcagctcccaggtctctggtacatcctAAAAAGtactcccaacctccttcctcccagggTTGCCTgttcccattctttctgctggccctcagggcttcagtcctttctcccacccaataccagatcatgttcctctcccttccccaagccccattccctttccctcccaggtctttccctccctccctgctttgtgattgctttcttgtccctcccaagtaggactgaggtgtcctcacttgagcccttgttgacctttttgagttctgtggactatatctgggtattctgtacttttttgactAATagctacttattagtgagtatacaTCCTGcaagtccttttgggtctgagggAAGCTcaggatgttttctagttccatccattaagAATTCTTTAGTTTGGCATATCTATTAAAATGCTCCCTTTTTTCTACCACCATGAGATTTTTCTGAAGGATCTGCAGCCCAAGCCTAGCATCAAACtagcagcaatcctcctgcctcggcctcctagATATTTCTTTTGAAGAATAGACCCCCTTACACACTTCTCTTTTCTACTCAGCTATTGGTCAGACACCAACAGCAATCTGTCAGCATTAGCTGTCCCCTGGCTGAACCTCCTACCCATCCATCAACAATAGCCTCGTTTCGTTCGTTCTTCCTTTCTTtcgttcttcctttcttttttctttctttctctttctctctttctttctttctttcttccttttttctttttgctgtttcAAAAAACTTTATTTTGACTTGGTCCAAGACTTGGGAGAGGTTCCAGGGCAGTTACAAAGCTACCTAGTGACTTGAGTGGTTCATGCAGGTGGAGGTCCTGAGGCGTCtggtgcagagcagaggaggaagCCCCTGGGGAGAAGCAGAGTGCTTTAGAGTGAGGCACTCAAAGAAATACTCGCCCAGAGATGCAAGGGGCATGCCAATCTGCGCTGGTTTTGACCCTGCCACCCTACAGAGGTGGGTCAGGTGGTTGCCCATCTTCTCGATGAGCTTCACCTCCTTATCCAGAAAGTGTCTTTCCAAGAAGTCACAGAGGTGAGGGTCTGTGCCAGCAGAACCCAGGGAATGTAGACCCAAGAGGTCCTGGTTCAGGTTCTTCTCTGGGGCCAAGGCAGCTTCCATGGTCTCCTGGGTTTTACTCCATTCATCTTGAGATGGCTTCTGAACATCCTGGAAGAGTGCCCAACCCCCACTCCAAACCCCGTGATCATTCCACAACTTGAGGAAATGCTCTGTgcccttgctcttttttttttttttttttttttttggttctttttttcggagctggggaccgaacccagggccttgcgcttcctaggcaagcgctctaccactgactgagctaaatccccaacccctgtgcccTTGCTCTTATCCTCCGCCAATTTGTGGAGGAAGAAATGGCCTACGCCCTCTAAAGCCACGTCAGACCGATCAAAAAGGAAACCGATAGAGAAGTAAGTGTAGGAGACTGGCAGATGTAAGTTGACCAGGCGGTTCACGGCAGCTTCCACATCGGTGGAATAATCCTGACGAATCTGAGAGGTCATGGCT carries:
- the Ftl1l6 gene encoding ferritin light chain 1-like, whose protein sequence is MKLLEERVGGPVDLCIASAVFASTVLASLQVLQSQSPGPSPCHLGLLGPASTISPSSRLGSYLGSAMTSQIRQDYSTDVEAAVNRLVNLHLPVSYTYFSIGFLFDRSDVALEGVGHFFLHKLAEDKSKGTGHFLKLWNDHGVWSGGWALFQDVQKPSQDEWSKTQETMEAALAPEKNLNQDLLGLHSLGSAGTDPHLCDFLERHFLDKEVKLIEKMGNHLTHLCRVAGSKPAQIGMPLASLGEYFFECLTLKHSASPQGLPPLLCTRRLRTSTCMNHSSH